The nucleotide sequence CGTCGGGGCCAACGCCTTCGCCAATTCCACACTGAGCAAAAAATGATAGGGATGTTATCAAAAACCAATTTCGGTACCTTTGAGAATAACGAAAAAATAAATGCAGAAGATACAAATAGGAAAACAACCATAGTCGACACATTATTAGGAAATTACCGGAAATGCCAAACATCTTGCTTAGCTCTGAATTGGGGTGGGTTTCTTATAAAGAACATTGTAAATTTCATAGGACAGGAAAAAAATCTAAAAGCCTTTTACATTACTTTAAAATTTGATTGTCCCCTGTTGAATAAGTTTATGTTTTCAAAGTACTACATAATATTAGATACAAGTTAGCGCCAATTTGCTAATACTGTACATTCTCTATTTTTGATTTAGCACTATTCTCAATTAATTTTTAGGACTTCCCATTTATTTCTGATATTTTTTACCTCTGGGCTATCCtgtgtgtgttttttgtttgttggGTATTTCCTTTAAATTAGCTTAAATTGAAGTTACTGGCATTGTCTTCGCCAATTCGCAAAGGGGACCCAAATAGGACAAGGAAATGGTTTAGGGCTCAACATCACGTAGGTTGAAGTTATGtcttttttttccatattCGTAATTTGAACTCCCCCTTTTTTCTCAGTGGATGCCGGACAAATGCGCAGTAGCCTGGCATTTCAGTTACGCCTGCAGTTTGTTATTACGCGCATTATTTCTGCCGCTGCCCTTCGGTGTCCCATCCCATCCTTGCATCCCGATCTGAGGACCCCAGCCATCCCCTCCTGATTGCATTCAGTTAGGACTGCCGGGCAGAAGACTTTTTACATTAGCTGCGCATTCCAAAAATCCGATCCTCTGCAgttttcagtttcagttttcgttttcgtttcgtttatttattttcgtatttttgCGATGGAAGAGAAACTAATTAGAGTAGACTTAATGGAAATACTCGTAGTTATTCATAATTTAGTTAAACGTTAGCGTACAATGGCGGAACTGCCAAGAGAGTTCCAAGAGACTTTAGTACAATAATGAATTATGTTTTGGGCAGCTAGGGATTGTCAGAGTGTTGAGGGGAGTTAAGGGGAACTTAAACTAACCAAGCGTTTTTCACTGTACATAGCACCGTAAGATAAGATCGAACTTAATAGCACCTTAATCAAATTGGAAGATCGGATTGGGTTGGGGTTATGGGCTCGGATTTTGGGCATCCACAAGATCCCAAAATGATAGCGTAACTAGCAGTTGGAAGTGATTCGATTTTGTTCTCAACTAATATCACAATGTTGCTCGCTGATTCTCTCCACTTCAATGCAATTTCgataaaattgttttattttatatcaTAGTTAATCTTCGATTCTGGAATTCTTAAGGCTAGAAGGCAAATGTAAGCTAAGAGTTGAAAAGTCTTTTGATCGATTAGCTATCATAGTTATTGCTTTAATTTACATAGTTTAGATCTTTTGATTTAAAATTCGAAAAGCGCTATAAAAATACTTCTGAAAGCGATTCGTAAAATTTACTTGAGTTTAGTTGAGTGAAggatttttttgtaatattaaaattttatttttggttggTTTTTTAGGCGTTTGCTTCGAGTCTAGTAAATggagttttattaaaaaatacttgACTGGATGCGTTTAGCATTTAAtgcttaaaatttttaacttcTTAGAAGCGTTAAGTTGAAAAACCTTATGACTACGTTTTCTGCtcattaaaaatatgttaCGTATAACTGGTAAATATacttcatatatatatatgcccTCGCATGGGctaacctttatcatttattGTTTATCATTAGTCAAAAAGTTGATTAGGCCTGGCAAAAGTCGCTCAATGTACAAGGCAAAAAGTCTATCTTACAATATCTCAATTTTAGTTGTTGCTTAGTTTTTACTTTTGTTCTTGTTGGGTATCAAAAATGTTGTGTTATTTTTGTTGTTAAGGCACTTCCGTGTGACGGAAATATATAGCACTAAATCTAAGTATAAATCTAGATCTATTTCTCTATTTATGGTAGCCTATATACAATATCGcatcttgtttttttttgtagagGTCCCAGCTTAGTGCCCGTAAATCTCCGCTAGGCGAAACAATCACTTGGAGCTGATCCAAAGCCAAACTGAATTATGTTGATGGAAACAATGCATAAACTGGCGAACGGCGACAACCCTGTCCCGCTCCCATTCACCCCTGCGAGCACCCTGACCACCCTGGCCAAACTTCAAACTCAAACTCAATTTTCGCGCTACAATTACAAATGACGGCGATAAATTTCGCGAGCGGAGACAAAAGGAAAGTTGGATGCCAGCCATCCCCCTGAATCCGAATCTCGTCACCCCGCCCCTGGATTTGTGGAGAGGAAGTGATAATAAACGCACGACACGCCACGCGCGCTTGTTTAGAGATTTATGCGTGCCACAGAATAGAACCGAGTGAAAATAGAAGAGGCCGCTTGAAAATGGTATAGTCGCGATATCCCGACCACTAGATGTCCACTTgaaatgggtaaaaaaaattataggcAAAATTACTAGGACATCAAAACAGTCTGGGTCTAgtttagaaattaaaaatgttcgataccaacaaatgaaaaataatattgcaGAATAGGATGAGAATCAAAACAGTAAATAGTTATGATACTAAGATTTTTAAAACCAAGAACTTATCGTTAAATAAAAGATAAGTTAGATCGTTTAGAACCCAAATAACAATTTAGagtgaaaaaatttaaatttcagtTTTAGGGTTATTATCCTAACTCATATAcccttttttaaaaaatagagGGTATTTTAAAAAGGAGAAAAATCCGCTGCAAGCTGCAAATAATGTCAGGCGATGGCGATGTTGGCCAAAATGATGCACGACCCGAGCGGATTATGCAATGCGGCATCATCACATCTAGGCCCGGCTAATACAGTTTGGGCCATAAGTCACCCTCCACGGAACCCCCCGTCCACCGTCCCCCGCCCGTGAAAAGTGATAGAGTGCAACATGCTACATAGCTGCAACACGATGGCTACTTAGCCCTCGCCCTGATTTATTGCCCCAGAGATGCGAAACTCCTCCATTTTCCGCAGCCAACACAATGTCTGTCAATTGGGGCATTTTCACTGCTTAATTACCCAAGCAGGGGCGGTGGCGGAAATGCCAGTAAGGGGGGCGGACAGGGAGTGGGAGTCGCCAACTGTGCCACGTCTGCAGTTTCGTGTTTGTTTTGCAACCGCACTTATTAAGGAATTAATTTAGTCATTGCAAAACAAGGTCAGACATTAGCCGCAAACTGCAATGCAGCAAGTCGCCACACACACCCCCTCTCGAAGGCCCATAACACCACCCATGGAACTCCCACGCCCGGACGGCCTTCTTCGTGTTTCGAGGCCATTAGGCCCCAAGAAAATTTCCATGCGAAGAACAAGGACTTGAATCGGTGCGGTGTGCTCTCCCACCTATTTCACCTCCTTATCGAGACACCCCCGCATCCTCAGCGTGGGAAAAACCAGCCGAAAAGCGAGGAGTGGGTGGGAAAAGTGGGGACTGCGTGCCAAAATGCAGTTTCGTGACCGGCGAAAGGAGCTGACTGCGCCTTGTAAGCGATTCCCATTGCCTAAAAGCTTGTAAGCCAGTTTCCGGCTCCGGCTGCGACTACGGCTAAAACTACGACATCGTCTCCGGCTCAAGCACGAAAACTGTAGGGAAAGTATAGGTTTTAATATCGTAAAGAAAATATATGTCTGAAAAGTCCACACTGCTAATCAGGAAATCGTTGAAATAATAACCAAATTAAATGGGCAGTCGCCGAAAGGATatgctaaaatattttaaagctttcatggaaatcatatcTGAAAATCAAGAGATCTGAAAAAATAGAAATCAACCAATtgaaataataacaaaatgcgTTGGCTTTAAATTCTGTTTTGTTTGACATTGTCCATCTGTGTGTAgactttgttttgttttattttgtgaAAAACGTCTTTAACTAAGAGCTAATCATAACCAACTAGAATAACATaagttaataatttatttaaacgtTTAGCTAAGAACTAATAATCAATAAGCGGGTGTCGGGGCtttgtttcattttttttataataaataacgAAAAACTTCAACTTGAAACATGGAAACGACCCCGAAGGGGATTTCCGCCCCCGGGGGGACAAACGGGTTAACCTGTCCCCGCCTGGGGGTTCGGAGAGGGGTGAGGGGTGTCCAATCCAAAGATGGTTTATGAACTAAAGAAAACTTAAaggtttttatttcatttcatgAAAACAAAAAGTAGTAAATTATTAGGGGAGCGAGCATAAATCAATTACAAAGATAAAGTAAATTTAACAGTGTTTTTGTtgaacaaaaaaaaggaattgtttttttttgtttcatatttGTCTTGTAAGATTTCCATAGAAAtgagtttttgtgttttttttttgtgccctAGGGAGAATTCTTTGtcttttgtttgtgttttctGTAGgctattaaattaaattaaatagttaaattaaattaatacaAATCGTTGTGGTATAAGTGTACATGCTGCTGAGTAACattacaaataaattaatagtAAATTAAGAGTAAGAGTACGATTCTAATGCCTTTCTCCAATGCGGCAAGCCTATTAGCCTATGTAGCGAGTCTAGCTTAATAATTTCAACGTTGCTCAAAATGCTGAGAGATCAGATCGTCGGGCGATCTGACCGCCTTTATATCTAGTATAGCCTAAGTGTGGAACATGGAATTGCTAGCTGTATCGAAGATCCTGGCTATCTAAACTCCTGGGGGTCCGATTAACGCGAAAGGATCTAGCAACTAGAACTAGTTTAGGTGCTAATACGTTGGGTGGTCTTGAGTGCTGCCCTCTAACtctcttttaaaaaattagttGATGGTTCTTTAGCCTATTTAAACTGTAGGTAGTATTAAGGTTCCTCAGTCTTCGCAGAGATTTCCGGTACAAGTACAAACTGCTCTAGttaatgttttgttttgtttttagatgGTTGCTGTAGCACTAAGCTGGGCCTATCAATGGACGATTTTGCCTAACAGGTCATAAATGGTCTGGATGCATACAGGCAGCGTTAGGCGCTCTCCGTCTTGACCACAAGGGGCATGGGTCCACCAAGGGTCAGGCCCGGCTGGGACTTCTGCAGCAGCTCCTCCTGCAGCAGGCTCATCGGATTCATGGGCATGCCCATATTGAGACCCATTCCCATGCCCATGTTCATGTTCATCTTCATGTCTAGCAGCGGATGGGAACTGGGGGACTTGGGCTCCTCCATTCTCTCGCCGCTCCTGCGCGACTCGCGACTCTCCCTGCCCTCGCGTCCCTCCCGGCCTTCCCTGCCCTCCCGCGATCCTCCCCTGGAATCGTATCGCGTGTGGGTCCTCATGTGCCTGGTGATCATGTCCCGGCGACAGGCGGCATACGGGCACTGCGGACACTTGTAGGGCTTCTCGCCGGTGTGAGTCCTCTGGTGGGTGGACAGGTGATCCGAGCGCGAGAACACCTGGCCGCACACCTTGCACGTGTACGGCTTGACGCCCGTGTGCAGGCGCATGTGGCGGGTCAGCATGTCGGAGCGGGCGAAGGATCGCCGGCACACATCGCAGGAATAGGCTTTGGCAATATCGTTAGCGGGATTGCGGGACTTGTGGCGCGAGGCCATGTGCTTGGCCAGGCGGTCGTGCAGCGAGAACATCTGGCCGCAGGTGGGGCAAACGTAGGCCACATCCGAACCGGGAGGCATCTCCTCCACCACCGGGGAGACGTCCAGGTTGTAGCGCCATGCCACCGTTTCCTTTGTTGTGGGCGAGGCCACATCGCCCTTGATCACCGGCACACCCACCGTGGTGGTGGGCACTTGCGAGTGGTGCATCTGCTGGTGGTGCAGTGGGTGCAATGGCATCTCCATCTTGATCATCGCTGCAGCCGCCGCCGCAGCAGCTGCATGTGCAGCGTTCATGGCGTTGGCATACGGAGAGTTGGGCGGTGGCTGGTGGTTGGGCGTGGCAGCGGTGGTGATGGGCATGTGACCCGAGTGGCTACTCGAAGCCGGCGACAGGGCACTCATGCTCTCCAAACTGCTGGCCGCACTCAGGGCCGGCGGTGGTGGCATCATGACGGCGGAACGCGACTCCTGGGAGGATttggagccggactttttGTACTTCTTGGGCTCCACCTCGTTGCGCATGCACAGGTCCAGAGGACGCTCCTGGGGCGGCGGCATGGGCTTCTTCTCGCCCTTCTTGCCCTTGGGCTTGGGACTAGTGCGCTTCTtggtggtgctggtggtggtCGTGGTGGCCACACTATTGCCCACCGAGGATTCGCTGCGCGGCGGTGAGGGCAGCGATGGCGGAGGTGAGTTATTGGCCAGCAGAGCGTGGGGCAGCATGTGATTGGAGCTGCTCTTCCGCTCGTGAGAAGTGGGCGAAGTCTCCGTCTCCGAGGCTATCGAAGAGGGGGTGTGCTGCAGGGGCGAGGGATAGAGATCTGGACGCCGTCGGAACACCTCATTCAGATACTTGGTGTGCAGGTAGTAACCGAACAGAGGAGACGGTATCGGGAAATACCTATCGTAAGGGCTGGGGATCTCAGTCTTGATGTCCACATGC is from Drosophila suzukii chromosome 3, CBGP_Dsuzu_IsoJpt1.0, whole genome shotgun sequence and encodes:
- the klu gene encoding uncharacterized protein klu isoform X1, yielding MVSRQVARKNPRPRRLDQLWPELPRSAQLQRENRPPSPIQSPSQPKASNPQEKPPLKPQKVDLMTMAEGTDPMGHGHHTNPHNPPPQPPQHHPHHLPLPHPPPAPPPQLLNFNHHHHHQQQQYLPHMYPAPAAAAQSHSHYGGLQYPHPHALQHQHHPHQHHLPLALSLHQQAAAAAAVAAAVATNHSNNNNQASVANNNIVVPWKQRKRKRLSAVLDKLHHHNNNNNNETHSNGLACKAEPMEMEEDLAEDGEQDDEDHDDSIPDEEEEDREEDPGKYIKSEQPVSEDEENEPEMDNENEDISGEDLELSHSDDNDQDSPRISMSPLQLQAAQSNLPQDQNQALNKENPLHVDIKTEIPSPYDRYFPIPSPLFGYYLHTKYLNEVFRRRPDLYPSPLQHTPSSIASETETSPTSHERKSSSNHMLPHALLANNSPPPSLPSPPRSESSVGNSVATTTTTSTTKKRTSPKPKGKKGEKKPMPPPQERPLDLCMRNEVEPKKYKKSGSKSSQESRSAVMMPPPPALSAASSLESMSALSPASSSHSGHMPITTAATPNHQPPPNSPYANAMNAAHAAAAAAAAAMIKMEMPLHPLHHQQMHHSQVPTTTVGVPVIKGDVASPTTKETVAWRYNLDVSPVVEEMPPGSDVAYVCPTCGQMFSLHDRLAKHMASRHKSRNPANDIAKAYSCDVCRRSFARSDMLTRHMRLHTGVKPYTCKVCGQVFSRSDHLSTHQRTHTGEKPYKCPQCPYAACRRDMITRHMRTHTRYDSRGGSREGREGREGREGRESRESRRSGERMEEPKSPSSHPLLDMKMNMNMGMGMGLNMGMPMNPMSLLQEELLQKSQPGLTLGGPMPLVVKTESA
- the klu gene encoding uncharacterized protein klu isoform X2; the protein is MTMAEGTDPMGHGHHTNPHNPPPQPPQHHPHHLPLPHPPPAPPPQLLNFNHHHHHQQQQYLPHMYPAPAAAAQSHSHYGGLQYPHPHALQHQHHPHQHHLPLALSLHQQAAAAAAVAAAVATNHSNNNNQASVANNNIVVPWKQRKRKRLSAVLDKLHHHNNNNNNETHSNGLACKAEPMEMEEDLAEDGEQDDEDHDDSIPDEEEEDREEDPGKYIKSEQPVSEDEENEPEMDNENEDISGEDLELSHSDDNDQDSPRISMSPLQLQAAQSNLPQDQNQALNKENPLHVDIKTEIPSPYDRYFPIPSPLFGYYLHTKYLNEVFRRRPDLYPSPLQHTPSSIASETETSPTSHERKSSSNHMLPHALLANNSPPPSLPSPPRSESSVGNSVATTTTTSTTKKRTSPKPKGKKGEKKPMPPPQERPLDLCMRNEVEPKKYKKSGSKSSQESRSAVMMPPPPALSAASSLESMSALSPASSSHSGHMPITTAATPNHQPPPNSPYANAMNAAHAAAAAAAAAMIKMEMPLHPLHHQQMHHSQVPTTTVGVPVIKGDVASPTTKETVAWRYNLDVSPVVEEMPPGSDVAYVCPTCGQMFSLHDRLAKHMASRHKSRNPANDIAKAYSCDVCRRSFARSDMLTRHMRLHTGVKPYTCKVCGQVFSRSDHLSTHQRTHTGEKPYKCPQCPYAACRRDMITRHMRTHTRYDSRGGSREGREGREGREGRESRESRRSGERMEEPKSPSSHPLLDMKMNMNMGMGMGLNMGMPMNPMSLLQEELLQKSQPGLTLGGPMPLVVKTESA